The proteins below are encoded in one region of Shewanella putrefaciens:
- the trkA gene encoding Trk system potassium transporter TrkA, translating to MKIIILGAGQVGGTLAENLVGENNDITIVDSDKSRLRALQDKYDLRVVAGHGAHPDVLKEAGAEDADMLIAVTNSDECNMVACQMAYSLFGTPTKIARIRSEPYLAMRDKLFIDSETKNSEGRPRGGFVIDELIAPEQLVTAYIQRLVEYPGALQVLEFAEGRLSLVAVRAYYGGPLVGNALAALREHMPNIDTRVAAIFRQGRPIMPRGTTIIEADDEVFFVADSRHIRAVMSEMQKLDNSYRNIMIAGGGNIGLGLAKRLERTHSVKLIEHKFERAEALSEQLENTTVFCGDASDQELLLEEHIDQTDVFIAVTNDDEANIMSALLAKRMGAKKVMVLIQREAYVDIVQEANIDIAISPQQATISALLTHIRQGDICNVYSLRRGAAEAIEAIAHGDSSTSKVVGKAIGEIKLPPGTTIGAIVRNDEVLMAHDKTVIEQGDHVILFLVNKKFVGEVEKLFQPSAFFF from the coding sequence GGTCAAGTGGGGGGAACCTTGGCCGAGAATTTGGTCGGTGAGAACAATGACATCACCATAGTCGATAGCGACAAATCCAGATTACGTGCCCTGCAGGATAAATATGACCTTCGTGTCGTGGCGGGACATGGTGCCCACCCCGATGTGCTAAAGGAAGCTGGCGCCGAGGATGCCGACATGCTTATTGCTGTTACCAACAGCGATGAATGCAACATGGTCGCCTGCCAAATGGCCTACAGCCTCTTTGGCACTCCCACTAAAATCGCCCGTATCCGCTCAGAACCCTATCTGGCGATGCGCGATAAACTGTTTATCGACAGTGAAACTAAGAACAGTGAGGGTCGTCCCCGTGGCGGTTTCGTCATTGATGAACTTATCGCGCCTGAACAGTTAGTGACCGCTTACATTCAACGTTTGGTTGAGTATCCGGGCGCACTGCAAGTGCTCGAATTTGCCGAGGGCCGCTTAAGCCTTGTGGCCGTGCGCGCCTATTATGGCGGACCACTGGTGGGAAATGCGTTAGCGGCACTGCGCGAACATATGCCCAATATTGATACCCGAGTGGCAGCTATTTTCCGCCAAGGCCGCCCTATCATGCCCCGCGGTACCACGATTATCGAGGCCGATGATGAAGTCTTCTTCGTCGCCGACAGCCGCCATATTCGCGCTGTGATGAGTGAGATGCAAAAACTCGACAACTCCTACCGCAATATTATGATCGCCGGTGGTGGCAACATAGGTTTAGGACTCGCAAAGCGCCTCGAGCGCACTCATTCAGTCAAGCTTATCGAGCATAAGTTTGAGCGTGCTGAGGCCCTCTCGGAGCAACTTGAAAACACTACGGTATTCTGCGGAGATGCATCGGATCAGGAGTTATTGCTCGAAGAGCATATAGATCAAACCGACGTATTTATTGCGGTGACCAACGACGATGAAGCCAATATCATGTCGGCGTTGTTGGCAAAGCGTATGGGCGCCAAAAAGGTGATGGTGCTTATCCAACGTGAAGCCTATGTGGATATAGTCCAAGAAGCCAATATTGATATCGCTATTTCGCCACAGCAAGCAACGATTTCAGCCCTATTAACCCATATCCGTCAGGGAGATATCTGCAACGTTTACTCCCTACGTCGCGGTGCCGCCGAGGCGATTGAAGCGATTGCCCACGGCGATTCCAGCACTTCTAAGGTGGTGGGTAAGGCGATTGGAGAAATTAAATTACCGCCAGGAACGACCATAGGCGCCATAGTTCGCAACGACGAAGTATTAATGGCCCACGACAAAACCGTGATAGAGCAAGGGGATCATGTGATCTTATTCCTCGTGAATAAGAAGTTTGTCGGCGAAGTCGAAAAACTGTTCCAACCAAGCGCTTTTTTCTTCTAA